The Arachis duranensis cultivar V14167 chromosome 2, aradu.V14167.gnm2.J7QH, whole genome shotgun sequence genome has a window encoding:
- the LOC107475451 gene encoding B3 domain-containing transcription repressor VAL2 isoform X2, producing the protein MESRSCMNVVCATLTSIQWRKGWALRSGEFADLCDKCGSAYEQSIFCEKFHSNDSGWRECVSCGKRLHCGCIASKSQLELLDSGGVSCINCTRNSGHKLVAGTEKPTGSGASKIKNVSEQLCPSLANQLNVRGMQVGHSTDSDGLRWWLKPHNPDANVPFPEIKTEEGLPSTAELGSQLISQFHCKSNGSSRVAKSDNCQADMEMQDIYESLAHANLSMTLASPSGNSNPFHSAIADEREQSKTSPPLLLGSRSRHLLPKPPRSSLGSSLETNAAMVSQIRVARPPAEGRGRNQLLPRYWPRITDQELQQISGDSNSTIVPLFEKMLSASDAGRIGRLVLPKACAEAYFPPISQPEGLPLRIQDVKGKEWVFQFRFWPNNNSRMYVLEGVTPCIQSMQLQAGDTVTFSRMDPEGKLIMGFRKATNSAAVQSQKGSSESPLNTLSKKWNSAGGDMNWHNIEIPEKRTREGSLLPAVLVPEKKKTRNIGSKSKRLLIDSQDALELKLTWEEAQDLLRPPPTAKPSIVMIEDHVFEEYEEPPVFGKKSIFVARSAGINEQWTQCDNCSKWRKLPVDVLVPPKWTCADNLWDQSRRACSAPDELSPREMDNLLRLIKEFKKQRMTASQRPTLEHESSGLDALANAAILGDDAGDPSRAPVATTTKHPRHRPGCSCIVCIQPPSGKGKHKPTCTCNVCMTVKRRFKTLMMRKKKRQSEREAEIAQRNQQSWVTKDESEVESTSQHLTRGDGLENEARVPNELDSRSQDHADDAAKGHLDLNCQPDREDAQAGTNSMSMMSLLEEANLPLETYLKKNGLTSLMSEQETNSASNMQAQTTNDSEGKQNEDCCTPSAVQEQESSPEESSEQDKGQNNS; encoded by the exons ATGGAGTCAAGGAGCTGCATGAACGTGGTATGCGCCACCTTGACGTCGATTCAGTGGCGCAAAGGTTGGGCCTTGCGATCCGGCGAATTTGCCGATCTCTGTGATAAGTGCGG TTCTGCATATGAGCAATCaatattttgtgaaaaattCCACTCAAATGATTCTGGTTGGAGAGAGTGTGTTTCATGTGGCAAG CGTCTACATTGTGGATGCATTGCCTCTAAGTCTCAGCTTGAGTTGCTAGATTCCGGTGGTGTAAGCTGTATAAATTGCACAAGAAATTCAGGACATAAACTT GTTGCGGGTACTGAAAAGCCTACTGGCTCTGGGGCATCAAAGATAAAGAACGTCAGTGAACAACTGTGTCCATCTCTGGCTAACCAATTAAACGTCAGGGGTATGCAAGTAGGACATTCCACAGATAGTGATGGGCTGAGATGGTGGCTTAAACCTCATAATCCTGATGCAAATGTCCCTTTTCCAGAGATAAAAACAGAGGAAGGTTTGCCTTCTACTGCAGAACTTGGAAGCCAATTGATATCACAATTTCACTGCAAATCTAATGGTTCATCTAGGGTTGCCAAATCAGACAACTGCCAGGCAGATATGGAGATGCAAGATATATATGAATCATTGGCACATGCAAATTTGAGTATGACTCTTGCTTCTCCTTCAGGAAATTCAAATCCATTTCATAGTGCCATTGCTGATGAAAGGGAACAAAGTAAAACCTCGCCTCCACTTTTACTTGGGTCTAGGTCTCGCCACCTTTTACCAAAGCCTCCTAGGTCAAGCCTTGGTTCAAGCTTAGAAACAAATGCAGCTATGGTGTCCCAAATCCGTGTAGCAAGGCCTCCTGCTGAGGGACGTGGAAGAAATCAGCTACTTCCCCGTTACTGGCCTAGGATTACAGATCAAGAGTTGCAACAAATATCAGGAGA TTCAAATTCCACCATTGTGCCACTCTTTGAGAAGATGCTTAGTGCAAGTGATGCTGGTCGAATTGGTCGCTTAGTTTTACCAAAAGCATGTGCTGAA GCATATTTCCCTCCTATCTCTCAACCAGAGGGCCTTCCTCTACGAATCCAAGATGTGAAAGGAAAAGAATGGGTGTTCCAGTTTAGATTTTGGCCAAATAATAACAGCAGGATGTATGTTCTAGAAGGCGTAACTCCTTGTATTCAGTCTATGCAACTGCAAGCTGGAGATACTG TAACTTTTAGCCGGATGGACCCTGAAGGGAAACTTATTATGGGGTTTAGGAAGGCAACAAATTCTGCTGCAGTACAG TCACAAAAGGGAAGTTCAGAATCCCCGCTAAATACGCTGTCTAAAAAATGGAATTCAGCTGGTGGTGACATGAATTGGCATAATATTGAAATTCCTGAAAAAAGGACAAGGGAGGGATCGCTTTTGCCGGCTGTGCTGGTTCCAGAGAAGAAAAAAACCAGGAATATTGGGTCAAAAAGTAAGAGGTTGCTTATTGATAGCCAGGATGCGCTGGAGTTGAAGCTTACATGGGAAGAGGCACAGGATTTGCTTCGTCCTCCTCCAACTGCTAAACCAAGCATTGTCATGATTGAGGATCATGtatttgaagaatatgaa GAACCTCCTGTCTTTGGAAAGAAGAGTATATTCGTAGCCCGCTCTGCTGG GATAAATGAGCAGTGGACACAGTGTGATAATTGCTCAAAATGGAGGAAGTTACCAGTTGATGTACTTGTTCCCCCTAAGTGGACATGTGCTGATAATTTGTGGGATCAGAGCAG GCGTGCATGTTCTGCTCCAGACGAATTGAGCCCAAGGGAGATGGATAATCTCTTGCGACTGATCAAGG AATTCAAGAAACAGCGAATGACTGCCAGCCAAAGACCAACCCTAGAACATGAATCTTCCGGATTGGATGCTTTGGCAAATGCTGCAATACTTGGAGATGATGCAGGTGACCCTAGCAGAGCACCAGTTGCTACCACTACGAAGCACCCTCGGCATAGACCTGGTTGTTCCTGTATTGTATGTATCCAACCACCTAGTGGGAAGGGCAAGCACAAACCTACATGCACCTGTAACGTGTGCATGACAGTCAAACGTAGGTTTAAAACCCTTATGATGCGAAAGAAGAAGCGGCAATCTGAGCGTGAAGCAGAGATTGCTCAGAGAAATCAGCAGTCATGGGTGACCAAGGATGAATCTGAAGTAGAAAGCACCTCTCAGCATTTAACTCGAGGTGATGGTTTGGAGAATGAAGCAAGGGTGCCAAACGAGTTAGATTCAAGGAGTCAAGACCATGCGGATGATGCAGCCAAGGGACACTTAGATTTGAACTGCCAACCTGATCGAGAAGATGCTCAAGCTGGGACAAACAGCATGAGCATGATGAGTcttcttgaagaagcaaatcTGCCATTGGAGACCTACCTGAAGAAAAATGGTCTTACTAGCTTGATGTCAGAACAGGAAACAAATTCAGCCTCAAATATGCAGGCACAGACGACCAATGACAGTGAGGGAAAACAAAATGAGGATTGTTGTACTCCTTCTGCTGTTCAGGAGCAGGAAAGCAGTCCCGAAGAGAGCAGTGAGCAAGACAAAGGCCAAAACAATTCATGA
- the LOC107475452 gene encoding probable LRR receptor-like serine/threonine-protein kinase At1g51810, whose amino-acid sequence MAASLVGGAAIGAVFGELLKAVIDMRDRAVMFKPTLAYLTTTLTAIDPVIKEIEQQNNELGRANTELELLIKEMEEGTKLVYKCSKIHKLNFPARIRYQEQLVALVESLVRFFIIDMQAQTARDLKETLMKVRRIHSAVNKMQSNSNDEETGGGGIVSEDSDSGSANVAVEANQMDLTDETTVTIQQNDECVTEITNSVPVIANSVPETAVEPKILRNNSLEQVMEDLLHLVSQNKEKANNSQEEKHLTTIKSYDQSYPDRKRFMGICLPITPILNKISGGFNPLEPPSVHCMSCDSIIQKNTTSHTEDIETYLYCNRCYDDHIRRKIIFYEGCPHKFDIKELLRASAEVLGNTSYAITCKILLKNGVTLVVKRLKDVMVKKKIFEEKIEIVQRISQHPNVLSPLACYYCSNGENLLVYDYMTKGSFFELLHGTTKDRENPLDWDSRMKILLGVAKGLAHIHSLDGGNYVHGNIRSSNVLVTNDHQGCISDLSMTYSLSISFPQFRNTGYQDRDFCFGRKEKVNVLTQKCDVYSFGVLLFEMLTGRVPSEYNDARAIGDNIQDAWKMKELADECASLVPSKSPSMDEVVRRMEKIRAS is encoded by the exons ATGGCGGCATCATTGGTAGGAGGAGCTGCCATAGGAGCTGTGTTTGGAGAACTCTTGAAAGCAGTCATAGATATGAGAGACAGAGCTGTTATGTTCAAACCAACCTTAGCTTACCTCACAACAACGTTAACAGCAATAGATCCTGTGATCAAGGAGATAGAACAACAAAACAATGAACTGGGTCGCGCGAACACCGAGCTAGAGTTGTTGATCAAGGAAATGGAAGAAGGCACAAAGCTTGTTTACAAGTGTTCCAAAATCCACAAGCTGAATTTTCCAGCTAGGATTCGGTACCAAGAACAATTGGTAGCACTGGTGGAGTCTCTGGTGAGGTTCTTTATCATTGATATGCAGGCTCAGACCGCCAGAGATTTGAAAGAGACGCTGATGAAGGTTAGACGAATACATAGCGCGGTTAATAAGATGCAATCGAATAGCAATGATGAAGAAACTGGTGGTGGTGGTATAGTTTCTGAAGATTCTGATTCTGGTTCTGCTAATGTAGCTGTGGAGGCGAATCAGATGGACTTAACTGATGAGACTACTGTCACAATTCAGCAAAATGATGAGTGTGTCACGGAAATAACTAACTCCGTTCCAGTAATAGCTAACTCTGTTCCAGAAACAGCCGTCGAGCCAAAGATCCTTCGGAATAATTCCTTGGAGCAAGTCATGGAAGATCTCTTGCACCTTGTTAGCCAA aataaggaaaaagcaaaTAATAGTCAAGAAGAAAAGCATTTGACGACTATCAAATCCTATGATCAATCATATCCAGATAGGAAAAGATTCATGGGTATATGTCTGCCTATAACACCAATTCTAAATAAGATAAGTGGTGGATTTAACCCCTTAGAACCGCCCTCTGTTCATTGCATGTCATGTGATAGTATCATTCAGAAAAATACTACCTCACACACGGAAGATATTGAGACATATTTATATTGTAATCGATGCTATGATGATCATATTCGtcgaaaaattattttttatgaagggTGTCCTCATAAATTTGATATTAAGGAATTGTTGAGAGCTTCTGCTGAAGTTCTTGGAAATACAAGTTATGCAATTACCTGCAAAATCCTCTTGAAAAATGGCGTAACATTAGTTGTAAAGAGATTAAAAGATGTGATGgtaaagaagaaaatatttgaagagaagatagagattgtgcaaAGAATTTCTCAGCACCCAAATGTTCTGTCTCCTCTTGCCTGCTATTATTGTTCCAATGGTGAAAATCTACTGGTTTATGACTACATGACAAAAGGAAGCTTTTTCGAGCTATTGCATG GAACAACCAAAGATAGAGAGAACCCATTAGATTGGGATTCAAGAATGAAGATTTTACTTGGAGTTGCCAAGGGTCTTGCTCATATCCACTCTCTGGATGGAGGAAATTATGTCCATGGCAATATAAGATCATCCAATGTGCTTGTCACAAATGATCACCAAGGTTGCATATCAGATCTTTCAATGACTTATTCATTAAGTATCTCCTTCCCCCAATTTAGAAACACGGGTTACCAAGACAGAGATTTCTGTTTTGgaagaaaggaaaaagtgaaCGTACTGACCCAAAAATGTGATGTGTATAGCTTTGGTGTTCTTCTTTTTGAGATGCTAACAGGAAGAGTGCCATCAGAGTATAATGATGCTCGTGCCATTGGTGATAATATACAGGATGCCTGGAAGATGAAGGAATTGGCAGATGAATGTGCGTCACTAGTACCTAGTAAAAGTCCATCCATGGATGAGGTTGTTAGGAGAATGGAAAAAATAAGAGCATCCTAG
- the LOC107475451 gene encoding B3 domain-containing transcription repressor VAL2 isoform X1, with product MESRSCMNVVCATLTSIQWRKGWALRSGEFADLCDKCGSAYEQSIFCEKFHSNDSGWRECVSCGKRLHCGCIASKSQLELLDSGGVSCINCTRNSGHKLVAGTEKPTGSGASKIKNVSEQLCPSLANQLNVRGMQVGHSTDSDGLRWWLKPHNPDANVPFPEIKTEEGLPSTAELGSQLISQFHCKSNGSSRVAKSDNCQADMEMQDIYESLAHANLSMTLASPSGNSNPFHSAIADEREQSKTSPPLLLGSRSRHLLPKPPRSSLGSSLETNAAMVSQIRVARPPAEGRGRNQLLPRYWPRITDQELQQISGDSNSTIVPLFEKMLSASDAGRIGRLVLPKACAEAYFPPISQPEGLPLRIQDVKGKEWVFQFRFWPNNNSRMYVLEGVTPCIQSMQLQAGDTVTFSRMDPEGKLIMGFRKATNSAAVQESHPSNMPNGSYSSETSYSGVYENLPILSGYSGLLQSQKGSSESPLNTLSKKWNSAGGDMNWHNIEIPEKRTREGSLLPAVLVPEKKKTRNIGSKSKRLLIDSQDALELKLTWEEAQDLLRPPPTAKPSIVMIEDHVFEEYEEPPVFGKKSIFVARSAGINEQWTQCDNCSKWRKLPVDVLVPPKWTCADNLWDQSRRACSAPDELSPREMDNLLRLIKEFKKQRMTASQRPTLEHESSGLDALANAAILGDDAGDPSRAPVATTTKHPRHRPGCSCIVCIQPPSGKGKHKPTCTCNVCMTVKRRFKTLMMRKKKRQSEREAEIAQRNQQSWVTKDESEVESTSQHLTRGDGLENEARVPNELDSRSQDHADDAAKGHLDLNCQPDREDAQAGTNSMSMMSLLEEANLPLETYLKKNGLTSLMSEQETNSASNMQAQTTNDSEGKQNEDCCTPSAVQEQESSPEESSEQDKGQNNS from the exons ATGGAGTCAAGGAGCTGCATGAACGTGGTATGCGCCACCTTGACGTCGATTCAGTGGCGCAAAGGTTGGGCCTTGCGATCCGGCGAATTTGCCGATCTCTGTGATAAGTGCGG TTCTGCATATGAGCAATCaatattttgtgaaaaattCCACTCAAATGATTCTGGTTGGAGAGAGTGTGTTTCATGTGGCAAG CGTCTACATTGTGGATGCATTGCCTCTAAGTCTCAGCTTGAGTTGCTAGATTCCGGTGGTGTAAGCTGTATAAATTGCACAAGAAATTCAGGACATAAACTT GTTGCGGGTACTGAAAAGCCTACTGGCTCTGGGGCATCAAAGATAAAGAACGTCAGTGAACAACTGTGTCCATCTCTGGCTAACCAATTAAACGTCAGGGGTATGCAAGTAGGACATTCCACAGATAGTGATGGGCTGAGATGGTGGCTTAAACCTCATAATCCTGATGCAAATGTCCCTTTTCCAGAGATAAAAACAGAGGAAGGTTTGCCTTCTACTGCAGAACTTGGAAGCCAATTGATATCACAATTTCACTGCAAATCTAATGGTTCATCTAGGGTTGCCAAATCAGACAACTGCCAGGCAGATATGGAGATGCAAGATATATATGAATCATTGGCACATGCAAATTTGAGTATGACTCTTGCTTCTCCTTCAGGAAATTCAAATCCATTTCATAGTGCCATTGCTGATGAAAGGGAACAAAGTAAAACCTCGCCTCCACTTTTACTTGGGTCTAGGTCTCGCCACCTTTTACCAAAGCCTCCTAGGTCAAGCCTTGGTTCAAGCTTAGAAACAAATGCAGCTATGGTGTCCCAAATCCGTGTAGCAAGGCCTCCTGCTGAGGGACGTGGAAGAAATCAGCTACTTCCCCGTTACTGGCCTAGGATTACAGATCAAGAGTTGCAACAAATATCAGGAGA TTCAAATTCCACCATTGTGCCACTCTTTGAGAAGATGCTTAGTGCAAGTGATGCTGGTCGAATTGGTCGCTTAGTTTTACCAAAAGCATGTGCTGAA GCATATTTCCCTCCTATCTCTCAACCAGAGGGCCTTCCTCTACGAATCCAAGATGTGAAAGGAAAAGAATGGGTGTTCCAGTTTAGATTTTGGCCAAATAATAACAGCAGGATGTATGTTCTAGAAGGCGTAACTCCTTGTATTCAGTCTATGCAACTGCAAGCTGGAGATACTG TAACTTTTAGCCGGATGGACCCTGAAGGGAAACTTATTATGGGGTTTAGGAAGGCAACAAATTCTGCTGCAGTACAG GAATCTCATCCGTCTAATATGCCCAATGGCTCTTATTCAAGTGAAACTTCCTATTCTGGTGTTTATGAGAATCTACCTATATTAAGTGGTTATTCTGGCCTTCTCCAGTCACAAAAGGGAAGTTCAGAATCCCCGCTAAATACGCTGTCTAAAAAATGGAATTCAGCTGGTGGTGACATGAATTGGCATAATATTGAAATTCCTGAAAAAAGGACAAGGGAGGGATCGCTTTTGCCGGCTGTGCTGGTTCCAGAGAAGAAAAAAACCAGGAATATTGGGTCAAAAAGTAAGAGGTTGCTTATTGATAGCCAGGATGCGCTGGAGTTGAAGCTTACATGGGAAGAGGCACAGGATTTGCTTCGTCCTCCTCCAACTGCTAAACCAAGCATTGTCATGATTGAGGATCATGtatttgaagaatatgaa GAACCTCCTGTCTTTGGAAAGAAGAGTATATTCGTAGCCCGCTCTGCTGG GATAAATGAGCAGTGGACACAGTGTGATAATTGCTCAAAATGGAGGAAGTTACCAGTTGATGTACTTGTTCCCCCTAAGTGGACATGTGCTGATAATTTGTGGGATCAGAGCAG GCGTGCATGTTCTGCTCCAGACGAATTGAGCCCAAGGGAGATGGATAATCTCTTGCGACTGATCAAGG AATTCAAGAAACAGCGAATGACTGCCAGCCAAAGACCAACCCTAGAACATGAATCTTCCGGATTGGATGCTTTGGCAAATGCTGCAATACTTGGAGATGATGCAGGTGACCCTAGCAGAGCACCAGTTGCTACCACTACGAAGCACCCTCGGCATAGACCTGGTTGTTCCTGTATTGTATGTATCCAACCACCTAGTGGGAAGGGCAAGCACAAACCTACATGCACCTGTAACGTGTGCATGACAGTCAAACGTAGGTTTAAAACCCTTATGATGCGAAAGAAGAAGCGGCAATCTGAGCGTGAAGCAGAGATTGCTCAGAGAAATCAGCAGTCATGGGTGACCAAGGATGAATCTGAAGTAGAAAGCACCTCTCAGCATTTAACTCGAGGTGATGGTTTGGAGAATGAAGCAAGGGTGCCAAACGAGTTAGATTCAAGGAGTCAAGACCATGCGGATGATGCAGCCAAGGGACACTTAGATTTGAACTGCCAACCTGATCGAGAAGATGCTCAAGCTGGGACAAACAGCATGAGCATGATGAGTcttcttgaagaagcaaatcTGCCATTGGAGACCTACCTGAAGAAAAATGGTCTTACTAGCTTGATGTCAGAACAGGAAACAAATTCAGCCTCAAATATGCAGGCACAGACGACCAATGACAGTGAGGGAAAACAAAATGAGGATTGTTGTACTCCTTCTGCTGTTCAGGAGCAGGAAAGCAGTCCCGAAGAGAGCAGTGAGCAAGACAAAGGCCAAAACAATTCATGA